One stretch of Hydrogenovibrio kuenenii DSM 12350 DNA includes these proteins:
- a CDS encoding patatin-like phospholipase family protein, whose translation MPNNSHKKTISLVLGSGGARGLAHIGIIRWLDEHGYQITSISGCSIGALIGGIYAMNKLDDFEQWVCAIRRMDIVKLLDISWQKNGLVKGDKIINSLIDLVGNQLIEELPINFTAVATDIQNQKEVWLTSGKLFDAIRASISLPLFFTPVHRNGINLIDGGVLNPVPIAPTFGDATDITIAVNLNGTIQVSQEKPQENLVEPNPFYEKIRHFIDQFSGSEKALEQPDWGMYDIANQAFDAMQTAISRQKLAAYPPDYLIEIAGNACGTLEFERAKEMIALGYQMADQQLTELITNES comes from the coding sequence ATGCCAAACAATTCTCACAAAAAAACCATATCACTAGTCTTAGGCAGCGGTGGAGCCAGGGGGCTTGCTCATATCGGTATTATTCGATGGCTGGATGAGCACGGCTATCAAATCACTTCCATTTCCGGGTGTTCTATCGGCGCTCTCATTGGCGGCATTTATGCCATGAATAAACTGGATGATTTCGAGCAATGGGTATGCGCCATTCGGAGAATGGACATTGTCAAACTACTTGATATTTCCTGGCAAAAGAACGGTTTGGTCAAAGGCGATAAAATCATCAACTCACTAATTGATTTGGTTGGGAATCAGTTGATTGAAGAACTTCCCATCAACTTCACTGCTGTCGCGACCGATATTCAAAACCAAAAGGAAGTCTGGTTAACGTCAGGTAAACTCTTTGATGCCATTCGCGCTTCCATTTCGCTTCCTCTATTTTTCACGCCTGTACACCGCAATGGAATCAATTTGATTGATGGCGGTGTGTTAAACCCTGTGCCCATCGCTCCAACTTTTGGTGATGCAACAGATATCACTATCGCGGTTAATTTGAATGGCACCATACAAGTCTCGCAAGAAAAACCGCAAGAAAACCTCGTTGAACCCAATCCCTTTTATGAAAAAATTCGCCATTTCATCGATCAGTTTAGTGGATCAGAAAAAGCATTAGAACAACCAGATTGGGGCATGTATGACATTGCAAACCAAGCTTTTGATGCCATGCAAACCGCGATTTCTCGTCAAAAATTAGCTGCTTATCCACCAGATTACTTAATTGAGATTGCTGGTAATGCTTGCGGTACGCTGGAATTTGAAAGGGCAAAAGAAATGATTGCGTTGGGCTATCAAATGGCAGACCAACAATTAACCGAACTAATCACTAACGAATCCTAA
- a CDS encoding MarC family protein, giving the protein MLDSVFLHLLTVFMGFFAIMNPIANTPIFLSLTADDSESTTRKIAFRSLMLAFFIVVLFAILGKLIFQVFGISLPAFQITGGLIVLLIGYHMLQGNASSVHSLNESDQQSAIESKLSVAVSPLAMPLLAGPGTIATAMNFSASGSPLEMLVTIGAFAALCVLTYFIFIFGERFVTFIGAGALSVITRMMGLILAVIGVQMLIGGIHAAFPVN; this is encoded by the coding sequence GTGCTAGATTCTGTTTTTTTACACTTATTGACCGTTTTTATGGGGTTTTTCGCCATTATGAATCCCATTGCCAACACCCCCATTTTCTTAAGCTTGACCGCTGATGACTCTGAATCCACTACACGTAAAATCGCCTTTCGTAGTCTTATGCTGGCATTCTTCATCGTTGTCCTGTTTGCAATACTTGGTAAACTGATTTTCCAAGTTTTTGGCATCAGTCTGCCTGCATTCCAAATCACTGGTGGCTTGATTGTCTTACTGATTGGTTATCACATGCTGCAGGGGAATGCTTCTAGCGTGCACAGCCTTAATGAAAGCGATCAACAAAGTGCAATTGAATCCAAACTAAGTGTCGCAGTGTCGCCCTTGGCAATGCCTCTACTTGCTGGCCCAGGAACCATTGCCACGGCAATGAATTTTTCTGCCAGTGGTAGCCCGCTTGAAATGTTGGTAACGATTGGCGCGTTTGCCGCTCTGTGCGTACTGACTTATTTTATTTTTATTTTCGGTGAGCGATTCGTCACTTTTATCGGTGCCGGTGCCTTAAGCGTGATTACACGGATGATGGGGCTCATTCTTGCAGTGATTGGTGTACAGATGTTGATTGGCGGTATTCATGCCGCCTTTCCTGTCAACTAA
- a CDS encoding glycosyltransferase family 2 protein, with the protein MFALNPSLRLVENSLEFSEEGQSTTSPRIAVVIPCLNESQTITKVIESVREVLPNCGIYVYDNGSTDDTCAVATAAGAIVRCEKRPGKGRALKKAFGEIDADIFIIIDGDDTYETSYLPEMIKRLQHDHLEMVVGDRLKDKSSHTRAGHYLGNRLFSKAISTLFDMEVEDPFSGMRVMTARFVKSFPSVASGFEVETELTVHAFDLGVGFAEMPVAYRERPEDSHSKLRTIQDGSRILFKLVWLYQLKKPLQFYGYASLLLLIMSLVAFSIPLTEFIMTDKVRHFPTLIVSMGGFVLTLLTFAIGLISENINSHSREIKRFIFRSSQRI; encoded by the coding sequence ATGTTTGCGCTTAATCCTTCTCTCAGGTTGGTCGAAAATTCTCTTGAGTTTTCTGAAGAAGGTCAGTCTACTACTTCACCAAGAATCGCAGTGGTGATTCCTTGTCTCAACGAATCTCAAACAATCACTAAGGTTATTGAATCTGTTCGCGAAGTTTTGCCCAACTGTGGTATTTATGTGTATGACAATGGCTCTACGGATGATACCTGCGCTGTGGCGACAGCGGCTGGTGCGATTGTGCGTTGTGAAAAGCGACCTGGAAAAGGGCGAGCTTTGAAAAAAGCATTTGGTGAAATTGATGCTGATATTTTCATCATCATTGATGGTGATGACACTTATGAAACCTCATATCTGCCAGAGATGATTAAACGATTACAGCATGACCATTTGGAAATGGTGGTCGGAGACCGTTTGAAAGACAAAAGCAGTCATACCAGAGCGGGACATTATTTAGGGAATCGATTATTTTCTAAGGCAATTTCTACTTTGTTTGATATGGAAGTTGAAGATCCGTTTTCGGGTATGCGAGTAATGACCGCGCGCTTTGTGAAAAGCTTTCCATCGGTAGCGTCTGGCTTTGAAGTGGAAACAGAATTAACCGTGCATGCCTTTGATTTGGGTGTTGGTTTTGCCGAAATGCCAGTGGCATATCGCGAAAGACCGGAAGATTCTCACTCCAAACTCCGTACCATTCAAGACGGCAGCCGCATCTTGTTTAAGTTGGTTTGGTTGTATCAGTTGAAGAAACCGCTTCAATTCTATGGTTATGCCAGTTTGCTGCTGTTGATTATGTCATTGGTCGCATTTTCGATTCCGTTGACCGAATTTATCATGACAGACAAGGTAAGACACTTCCCAACGTTGATTGTTAGCATGGGTGGCTTTGTATTGACGCTGTTAACCTTTGCCATTGGATTGATTTCCGAAAACATCAACAGTCACAGTCGAGAAATCAAACGCTTCATTTTCCGTAGCAGTCAGCGTATTTAA
- a CDS encoding sensor histidine kinase has product MFKSKISRRYSLWLVAIFSVMGISYLALSLALSSHYLKQVQIKINADVAQTLIQDNELVKQGKLNEPALEDTFHRYMLLNPNLEIYLVDLSGNLLKYSANADKIKRSHIDTKPLQHFLNHPSQGVILGDDPRSFDGKSPFSVAYLPNADHPEAYLYVVIQSHIAEEVDRRLQESILLKLSGWSFITSLLLGLGLGGTLFYFLNRRITLLSKQVKQFKQHPQQVILAPKKLNDELDELALATSDMSMQLNEQLAHIQQTDQQRRFMISSLSHDLRTPLTNLLGYIEQAKLDDSTVYLEVAFQNGIKLKNYLNRLFEYAKLDSNLIPLNERHQSLSAFCETLLIQYQSLSPNVDWWVDIHPEIEMKFDKELMESAIRNLLDNAVKYGDDWVSFHLYQADTEIHIRVCSAGAQLDEVHRLLEHKLVVGRTNSTAERNHTGFGLAIVRFIVEKHAGVLTYQYENNKNCFQIVLNVKPSSELCQ; this is encoded by the coding sequence ATGTTTAAATCGAAAATCTCCAGACGGTATAGCTTGTGGCTAGTCGCGATTTTTTCCGTGATGGGTATCAGCTATTTGGCGTTGAGCCTCGCCTTGTCCAGCCACTATTTGAAGCAGGTGCAAATCAAGATCAACGCAGATGTTGCCCAAACCTTGATACAAGATAACGAACTGGTCAAGCAAGGTAAGCTCAATGAACCAGCGCTTGAAGATACTTTCCATCGTTATATGTTGCTGAACCCGAATCTTGAGATTTATCTTGTGGATTTATCTGGTAACTTGCTTAAGTACTCGGCAAATGCCGATAAGATCAAACGCAGTCACATTGATACCAAGCCCCTGCAACATTTTTTGAATCACCCATCTCAAGGGGTTATTCTCGGGGATGATCCGAGAAGCTTTGATGGCAAAAGTCCTTTTTCTGTCGCTTATTTGCCAAATGCGGATCATCCTGAAGCTTATCTTTATGTAGTAATTCAATCGCATATTGCAGAAGAGGTGGATAGACGTTTGCAAGAAAGCATACTGCTAAAGTTGAGTGGCTGGTCTTTTATCACGAGTTTATTACTTGGTTTGGGACTTGGCGGTACATTATTTTACTTTTTGAATCGTCGTATCACCTTATTATCGAAACAAGTAAAACAGTTTAAGCAGCATCCTCAACAGGTGATTTTAGCACCGAAAAAGCTGAACGATGAATTAGATGAGTTGGCGCTTGCCACTTCTGATATGTCTATGCAACTCAATGAACAGTTGGCGCATATTCAGCAAACGGATCAACAAAGGCGTTTCATGATTTCCAGTTTATCCCATGATTTAAGAACGCCATTAACCAATTTACTTGGCTATATCGAGCAAGCGAAATTAGATGACTCTACCGTTTACTTAGAGGTAGCATTTCAGAATGGTATAAAGTTGAAGAATTACTTGAACAGACTGTTTGAATACGCAAAGTTAGATTCCAATTTGATTCCGCTTAATGAGCGCCATCAATCGCTGAGTGCGTTTTGTGAAACGCTGTTAATTCAGTATCAGTCATTATCGCCAAACGTAGATTGGTGGGTGGACATTCATCCAGAGATAGAGATGAAATTTGACAAGGAATTGATGGAAAGTGCGATTAGAAACCTATTGGATAATGCCGTTAAATATGGCGATGATTGGGTAAGTTTTCATCTTTATCAAGCTGATACCGAGATTCATATACGCGTCTGTAGTGCCGGCGCCCAATTGGATGAGGTTCATAGGTTATTGGAGCATAAGTTAGTCGTTGGTAGAACGAATAGCACAGCAGAGCGGAATCATACTGGGTTCGGGCTTGCCATTGTCCGCTTCATTGTTGAAAAGCATGCAGGGGTTCTGACTTACCAGTATGAGAATAATAAAAATTGCTTTCAAATCGTATTAAATGTCAAACCGAGTTCTGAATTATGCCAATAA
- a CDS encoding response regulator transcription factor — MSDLFKALIVEDDLDIANLVRLQIGSLKGQATILDRLEQAKSYVESNVIDLLILDLSLPDGDGLEFCRYFRRQNHITPILMLTARSDEQDKVAGLELGADDYLSKPFGLEELKARIKALIRRSRTHNTLDTIVQVGYLKLDLQSRQAWLKESLLELTTKEFDLLKLFTVSPNQVFTRHDLLAQIWGSDYFGFEHTISSHINRLRKKIESNPAKPKILETVWGVGYRLNPACLSETTEHV, encoded by the coding sequence ATGAGCGATCTATTCAAAGCTTTAATTGTGGAGGACGATCTAGACATCGCTAATTTAGTTCGCCTCCAGATAGGCAGCTTAAAAGGGCAAGCCACGATATTGGATCGATTAGAACAAGCGAAATCCTATGTTGAATCAAATGTTATTGACCTTCTTATTCTCGATTTGTCTCTTCCTGATGGAGATGGCCTTGAGTTTTGTCGTTATTTTCGCAGACAAAACCATATTACCCCTATTTTGATGTTGACCGCGCGTTCTGACGAGCAAGATAAGGTTGCAGGATTGGAATTAGGAGCAGACGATTATTTGAGCAAACCTTTTGGGCTGGAAGAACTCAAGGCGCGCATTAAGGCTTTGATACGGCGCTCACGAACGCACAACACTCTAGACACGATTGTTCAGGTCGGTTACCTCAAGTTGGATTTGCAATCCCGCCAAGCATGGTTGAAAGAGTCTTTGCTAGAGTTGACCACCAAGGAATTTGACCTGTTGAAGTTGTTTACGGTGTCCCCAAATCAGGTTTTTACTCGACATGATTTGTTGGCGCAAATTTGGGGATCTGACTATTTCGGGTTTGAGCATACCATCAGCTCTCACATTAATCGTTTAAGGAAGAAAATCGAGTCTAATCCTGCTAAGCCAAAAATTTTAGAGACGGTTTGGGGCGTGGGTTATCGCTTGAATCCTGCTTGTTTATCCGAGACAACTGAACATGTTTAA
- a CDS encoding cytochrome P460 family protein, which translates to MKRRNMLNLKAMVFFALSLPMQVTFAQSANKLPAATVDGIEFPAGYQNWKLISVTNRDDNKTLRAVLGNEAAIKAIEEGKTNPWPDGAVLGKIVWKKEKDPHWPTAEVPGKFVHAEFMFKDSKKWASTHGWGWARWVGMAQKPFADAGGSAHASCVACHTPVKNQDWVFHKPALLPSRLP; encoded by the coding sequence ATGAAACGACGCAACATGTTAAACTTGAAAGCAATGGTATTTTTTGCATTGAGCTTGCCTATGCAAGTCACTTTTGCTCAATCTGCCAATAAATTGCCTGCAGCAACGGTGGATGGCATTGAATTTCCTGCCGGTTACCAGAATTGGAAGCTGATTTCTGTAACTAATCGAGACGATAATAAAACGCTTCGTGCGGTGTTGGGAAATGAAGCAGCGATCAAAGCTATTGAGGAAGGCAAAACCAACCCTTGGCCTGATGGAGCAGTGTTAGGCAAAATAGTTTGGAAAAAAGAAAAAGACCCTCATTGGCCAACGGCAGAGGTTCCTGGCAAGTTTGTTCATGCGGAATTTATGTTCAAGGATAGTAAGAAATGGGCTTCTACCCATGGTTGGGGGTGGGCCAGATGGGTTGGTATGGCGCAAAAACCTTTTGCAGATGCGGGAGGATCCGCCCATGCCAGTTGTGTTGCTTGTCACACGCCAGTGAAGAATCAGGATTGGGTGTTCCACAAGCCTGCACTTTTGCCAAGTCGTTTACCATAA
- the dauA gene encoding C4-dicarboxylic acid transporter DauA, with amino-acid sequence MLTNWFPNLQSFWHSLTQPADLKSNVLAGLTVGIIALPLSMALAIAIDVPPQHGLYTAMIGGVLIALLGGSKINISGPTAAFVVVLLPIVYQYGLGGLLLSGLMAGVILIIMGLTKMGRLIEVVPYPVTVGFTSGIAVVIATLQIKDLLGLPLPTLTGHFLENASTIVQALPQFHWQETLVGLLTLFTFIFWGKLKSHIPPHLIALLVGTLSALLLQFISPGFHIETIGSRFHYVVDSISGQGIPPFLPEFTLPWNQAGADGKPLQLSFELIHNLLGPAITIALLGSIESLLCAVVADGMTGTKHQPNKELIGQGIGNLVVPFFGGIPATAAIARTAASIRSGANSPLASIVHAAFVLGAIVFFAPLLSHIPMAALAALLVMVAWNMSEAKHFIRILKIAPRTDIAVLLTCFSITVLFDMVMAVSIGMGLAALLFISRSIQLTEIKKWENQSEHPHLKDLPKEIVVYDINGPLFFGSAQKALHSIATVNPETRVVVLDMSDVSMLDMSAMMVLETIYSRLNAQKVAIIINQCNTRLTLKLGKAGIRHQPGEVEFSRNIQEAIEIAQTALLKEPAAE; translated from the coding sequence ATGCTGACTAATTGGTTTCCCAATTTGCAAAGTTTTTGGCACAGTCTTACCCAGCCTGCGGATTTAAAATCGAATGTGTTGGCTGGGTTAACGGTAGGCATCATTGCTTTACCTTTGTCTATGGCATTGGCAATCGCTATCGATGTGCCTCCACAACATGGACTTTACACCGCGATGATTGGTGGTGTGCTCATTGCGCTTTTGGGCGGCTCCAAAATCAATATTTCTGGGCCAACGGCCGCGTTTGTCGTGGTGCTGTTACCAATTGTGTATCAATACGGATTGGGCGGCTTATTGCTTAGCGGACTCATGGCGGGCGTTATTCTAATCATTATGGGTTTAACAAAAATGGGGCGCTTAATTGAAGTGGTTCCTTATCCTGTCACCGTCGGTTTTACATCAGGGATTGCGGTGGTTATTGCTACCCTACAGATTAAAGATTTACTGGGGCTGCCCTTACCTACTTTGACTGGACATTTTTTGGAAAATGCCAGCACGATTGTTCAAGCACTGCCACAATTTCACTGGCAAGAAACACTAGTGGGTCTGCTGACCCTCTTCACCTTTATTTTTTGGGGCAAATTAAAATCTCACATCCCGCCACACCTGATTGCACTTTTAGTCGGTACCCTCTCAGCCTTACTTCTACAATTCATTTCCCCTGGCTTTCACATTGAAACTATAGGGTCACGTTTTCACTATGTGGTGGACAGTATTTCTGGGCAAGGCATCCCACCATTCTTACCGGAATTCACCTTACCTTGGAATCAAGCAGGAGCAGATGGCAAGCCATTACAATTGTCGTTTGAACTGATACACAACCTGCTCGGCCCTGCAATTACCATCGCACTCTTAGGGTCAATTGAATCTTTGCTTTGCGCCGTAGTTGCCGATGGTATGACCGGTACTAAACATCAGCCAAATAAAGAATTAATTGGGCAAGGTATCGGTAATTTGGTGGTGCCATTTTTCGGTGGTATTCCGGCTACCGCAGCCATTGCCCGTACTGCTGCCAGTATTCGTTCTGGTGCTAACTCACCTTTGGCATCAATCGTTCATGCGGCTTTTGTGTTAGGGGCAATCGTATTTTTTGCGCCTTTACTATCCCATATTCCTATGGCGGCTTTGGCTGCGCTACTCGTTATGGTGGCATGGAATATGAGTGAAGCGAAGCACTTTATCCGTATTTTAAAAATCGCACCGCGAACAGATATTGCGGTTTTACTCACCTGTTTTTCCATTACCGTACTCTTCGATATGGTGATGGCGGTCAGCATCGGCATGGGCTTAGCGGCATTACTGTTTATTAGTCGCAGTATCCAACTGACAGAAATCAAGAAGTGGGAAAATCAATCGGAACATCCTCACTTGAAAGATCTACCGAAAGAAATTGTGGTTTATGACATCAACGGCCCTTTGTTTTTCGGGTCGGCACAAAAAGCCTTGCACAGTATTGCAACCGTAAACCCAGAAACCCGCGTGGTCGTACTCGATATGAGCGATGTTTCAATGCTGGATATGAGCGCCATGATGGTGCTAGAAACGATTTATTCACGATTGAATGCGCAAAAAGTCGCTATCATTATTAATCAGTGCAATACTAGGTTGACTTTGAAATTAGGCAAAGCGGGGATTCGCCATCAACCTGGTGAAGTGGAATTTTCTAGAAACATACAAGAAGCCATAGAAATCGCACAAACAGCTCTACTTAAAGAGCCCGCTGCTGAATAA
- the zntB gene encoding zinc transporter ZntB, whose product MSDHISHQHEEKGLIHAFLMDGNGGGRHLSWDEVQNWTPDQGKIWLHFDYTEASTRHWLETDSGLDPVIINALLTEDTRPRTTNIEDGLLITLRGVNNNPGADPEDMVSIRLWSDADRIISTRKRKLLSVKDLLRQLERGKGPKDMAEFIVYLTDRLVWRMIDTIDQLEEQIDDIEDKALTENPGGLRHELSELRRQTIALRRYLSPERDAVTKIMVEQVSWIHDMHRMKMREVGERLIQHIEDIDVVRERTSVMNEQLLNRMSEQLNQRIYVLSILSAIFLPLGFLTGLLGINVGGIPGSQNPIAFWVFVGILAVVVVMQVAILWWKKWF is encoded by the coding sequence ATGAGTGACCACATTTCCCACCAACATGAAGAGAAGGGGTTGATACACGCCTTTTTGATGGATGGTAACGGTGGTGGTCGTCATTTGAGCTGGGACGAAGTTCAAAACTGGACGCCTGATCAAGGCAAAATCTGGCTACACTTCGACTACACAGAAGCTTCTACCCGGCATTGGTTAGAAACCGATAGCGGTCTTGATCCTGTGATTATTAATGCCCTACTGACAGAAGACACTCGCCCCCGTACCACCAATATCGAAGATGGCTTGCTTATCACCCTGCGCGGTGTCAACAATAACCCAGGAGCCGACCCGGAAGATATGGTCTCCATTCGACTCTGGTCAGACGCAGATCGCATTATCTCTACCCGCAAGCGCAAGCTGCTTTCTGTCAAAGATTTATTGAGACAACTCGAGCGTGGAAAAGGCCCGAAGGATATGGCGGAGTTTATTGTCTATCTTACCGATCGCCTAGTATGGCGCATGATTGATACGATTGATCAACTGGAAGAGCAAATAGACGATATTGAAGATAAAGCGCTGACTGAAAACCCAGGTGGATTACGTCACGAATTGTCCGAATTAAGACGTCAAACCATTGCATTACGCCGCTATCTTTCCCCCGAACGGGATGCTGTAACAAAAATCATGGTAGAACAAGTGAGTTGGATTCACGATATGCATCGTATGAAAATGCGAGAAGTTGGTGAGCGCTTAATTCAACATATCGAAGACATAGATGTGGTTCGTGAAAGAACCTCCGTTATGAACGAACAACTGTTAAACCGTATGTCAGAACAACTTAACCAACGCATTTATGTGCTATCGATTTTATCTGCTATTTTCCTGCCACTAGGTTTTTTAACAGGCTTGCTAGGCATTAATGTTGGCGGTATTCCCGGCTCACAAAACCCAATTGCTTTTTGGGTTTTTGTCGGCATACTCGCTGTCGTCGTCGTGATGCAAGTAGCCATATTATGGTGGAAAAAATGGTTTTAA
- a CDS encoding APC family permease: MTKPIRSIGLIGAIAIGIGGMVGGGIFAVLGEAVSLAHGATAVAFLMAGAVALLTSYAYAKLSVAFQSQGGTVVFIDKAFHHNILSSSMNFMLWLSYLVTISLYAVAFSSYAQTFFPHVHSIVLNHFFITLAILLPTLINWISAAFVSKSETFIVLLKIILLVLIIVTGFSYVDPKSLDPHQWKAPLSIFVAGMVIFVAYEGFELIANAAEEIKDPERNLPRAFYGSILFVILLYVLIAIITVGAVPEAQLMQAKDYALALAAKPALGQLGFILVAIAALLATFSAINATIYGNARLGFIIAKEGSLPKFLEREKRNQPLMAIIITSALSLLIANSIPLSQIAIIGSASFLLIFFMVNLSALKLHQQIKGKPWLFFIAAMSSLAALITLLVHTYQLHKTAVMIFFAFLILSISFELLYGRWVRGHFFYRPYSK; the protein is encoded by the coding sequence ATGACTAAACCCATACGTAGCATCGGACTAATCGGCGCCATTGCCATAGGCATTGGCGGCATGGTGGGTGGTGGTATTTTCGCCGTTTTAGGCGAAGCCGTTTCTTTAGCTCATGGCGCAACTGCGGTGGCTTTTCTCATGGCAGGTGCCGTAGCTCTGCTAACCTCTTACGCTTATGCCAAGCTATCGGTTGCCTTTCAAAGCCAAGGTGGCACTGTGGTGTTTATCGACAAAGCATTTCACCACAATATACTATCGAGCAGCATGAACTTTATGCTTTGGTTGAGTTATCTGGTGACGATTTCTCTATATGCGGTAGCGTTTTCATCTTACGCACAAACCTTTTTCCCGCATGTCCACTCTATCGTGTTAAACCATTTTTTTATTACCCTAGCGATTTTACTACCCACATTGATTAACTGGATCAGTGCTGCATTTGTCAGTAAATCTGAAACCTTTATCGTATTACTCAAAATCATATTGTTGGTTTTGATTATTGTTACCGGATTCAGTTATGTCGATCCGAAGTCTTTAGACCCCCATCAGTGGAAAGCCCCTCTATCGATTTTCGTGGCAGGAATGGTGATCTTTGTTGCCTATGAGGGCTTCGAGCTGATTGCCAATGCCGCAGAAGAAATCAAAGACCCAGAACGTAACCTGCCCCGTGCTTTTTACGGCTCCATTTTGTTTGTTATTCTGCTTTATGTATTGATTGCAATTATCACTGTTGGCGCAGTACCGGAAGCACAACTGATGCAGGCAAAAGATTATGCACTTGCCTTGGCTGCCAAACCTGCATTGGGTCAACTTGGCTTTATCCTGGTCGCTATCGCTGCTCTATTGGCGACCTTTTCTGCCATTAATGCCACTATTTACGGTAATGCACGATTAGGCTTTATCATCGCAAAAGAAGGTAGCTTGCCAAAATTTCTAGAGCGGGAAAAACGCAACCAACCACTGATGGCGATTATCATCACATCTGCTTTAAGCTTACTGATTGCTAACAGCATTCCATTAAGTCAAATTGCTATTATCGGTAGTGCCAGCTTTCTACTGATATTTTTCATGGTCAATTTAAGTGCGCTCAAGCTTCACCAACAGATTAAAGGAAAACCTTGGCTGTTTTTTATAGCGGCTATGTCGAGCTTGGCAGCTCTTATAACGCTTTTAGTTCACACCTATCAGCTTCACAAAACAGCAGTGATGATTTTCTTTGCTTTCCTCATACTCTCAATCAGTTTTGAATTGCTCTATGGCCGTTGGGTAAGAGGGCATTTCTTCTACCGACCTTATTCAAAATAA
- a CDS encoding RMD1 family protein: MPNLSTPNETSSELNLLSVYLPADLNHHEVAEKLNMPLKKGIEASFYAEIIEEDSHRFLFFTQFDVITFINWPKESVNEALTKLGLAEPYTQATLYQDYQILLNANASAPFHVDNNRIEIRELSLWPLMIVALVIAQSVGLEKFEKEVDRFYTKGRNMVENSSRLGWVKRHHFTDYAIELSLLRHDMVLDLMLLDKPNILWDNETYESLYNRLAELLDLQERFEVVSYKLNVLKEDMTMMIDLHQHKHSSFLEWIIIVLILVEVFMGLWEMFFKH; this comes from the coding sequence ATGCCTAACCTTTCTACGCCAAACGAAACCAGTAGTGAACTCAATCTATTATCTGTTTATCTTCCAGCAGATTTGAACCATCATGAAGTCGCTGAAAAACTCAACATGCCACTCAAAAAAGGGATTGAAGCCTCCTTTTACGCGGAAATTATTGAAGAAGATTCTCATCGCTTTTTGTTTTTCACCCAGTTTGATGTCATTACCTTTATTAACTGGCCAAAAGAATCAGTTAACGAAGCATTGACTAAACTTGGGTTGGCAGAACCTTACACACAAGCAACGCTTTATCAGGACTATCAAATCCTACTTAATGCCAACGCATCGGCACCTTTTCATGTTGATAACAATAGAATAGAAATCCGAGAGTTAAGCTTATGGCCGCTGATGATCGTAGCCTTGGTGATTGCACAAAGTGTTGGTCTGGAAAAGTTCGAAAAAGAAGTCGATCGCTTCTATACCAAAGGTCGAAATATGGTGGAAAACTCCAGTCGCCTTGGTTGGGTTAAACGTCATCATTTTACGGATTACGCCATTGAATTAAGTCTGTTACGACATGATATGGTGCTAGATCTGATGCTGTTAGACAAACCCAATATTCTTTGGGACAACGAAACCTATGAAAGCCTCTATAACCGCTTGGCAGAATTGCTCGATTTGCAAGAACGTTTTGAGGTCGTAAGTTACAAACTCAATGTGCTTAAAGAAGATATGACGATGATGATCGATCTCCACCAACATAAACATAGCTCGTTTTTAGAGTGGATTATTATTGTGTTAATTTTGGTAGAAGTCTTTATGGGGCTTTGGGAAATGTTTTTCAAACACTAA